One window of the Pelmatolapia mariae isolate MD_Pm_ZW linkage group LG15, Pm_UMD_F_2, whole genome shotgun sequence genome contains the following:
- the blk gene encoding tyrosine-protein kinase Blk, giving the protein MGCTCSGEKQVKEEGFRKGKHKSHASPSSNHIGRSGNAYTNNDDTIFIAQHDFKATNDSDLPFRKGDKLKVLQETGEWWLARLLTTGQEGLIPSNYVARADTLEVEKWFFKDLGRRETERLLLAPGNKPGAFLIRESETCKGSFSLSVRDYEGERGDVVKHYKIRCLDKGGYYISPSNTFPTLQELVQYYTHTADGLCQRLYAPCKPMAPQQPWAHDEWEIPRETLKMLKKLGAGQFGEVWMGYYKNTQKVAIKTLKEGTMAPEAFLQEANLMKQLRHDRLVRLHAVVTKEPILIVTEFMVNGCLLDFLKTDEGKRLKLNKLIDMSAQIAEGMAYIEKKNYIHRDLRAANILVSETLHCKIADFGLARIIESEYTAQEGAKFPIKWTAPEAINFGTFSIKSDVWSFGILLTEIVTYGRIPYPGMTNPEVIRSLDRSYRMPCPDGCPGELYDIMMVCWKQKPDDRPTFEYLQNTLNDFFIATEGQYEMQP; this is encoded by the exons ATGGGCTGCACTTGCAGTGGCGAGAAACAAGTAAAAGAAGAAGGATTCcgcaaaggaaaacacaaatcACACGCCTCCCCGTCATCAAACCATATA GGACGAAGTGGAAACGCCTATACAAATAATG ATGACACTATATTTATTGCACAACACGACTTCAAAGCGACCAACGACAGTGATCTGCCTTTCAGAAAGGGAGACAAACTTAAAGTATTGCAAGA AACCGGAGAATGGTGGCTGGCCCGACTGCTGACGACTGGACAAGAAGGCTTGATACCATCGAATTATGTAGCCAGAGCAGATACACTGGAAGTGGAAAA ATGGTTTTTCAAGGATTTGGGCAGAAGAGAAACCGAGAGGCTACTTTTAGCACCCGGAAATAAACCAGGGGCCTTTCTAATTCGAGAGAGTGAGACCTGTAAAG GGTCATTCTCGCTGTCAGTCAGAGATTATGAAGGGGAAAGAGGAGATGTAGTAAAACATTACAAAATCCGTTGTTTGGACAAAGGTGGCTACTACATCTCCCCTTCCAACACGTTCCCGACCCTACAGGAATTGGTTCAGTACTATACCC ACACGGCAGATGGGTTGTGTCAGCGACTGTATGCTCCCTGTAAGCCTATGGCCCCTCAGCAGCCATGGGCCCATGATGAATGGGAGATTCCTCGAGAGACACTGAAAATGCTGAAGAAATTGGGGGCCGGACAGTTTGGGGAAGTGTGGATGG GTTACTACAAGAACACCCAGAAGGTTGCTATTAAGACCTTAAAGGAGGGGACAATGGCGCCTGAGGCCTTCCTTCAGGAGGCCAACCTGATGAAGCAGTTGAGGCATGACCGACTGGTACGACTTCATGCTGTTGTCACTAAAGAGCCCATTCTTATTGTCACCGAATTTATGGTCAATG gATGTCTTCTAGACTTTCTAAAAACAGATGAAGGGAAAAGGCTAAAGCTAAATAAGCTGATCGACATGTCAGCACAG ATAGCTGAAGGCATGGCGTACATTGAGAAGAAGAACTACATCCACCGTGATCTGCGTGCAGCTAACATACTGGTCAGCGAGACGCTGCATTGCAAGATAGCAGACTTTGGCCTGGCCAGAATCATCGAGTCAGAATACACGGCTCAAGAAG GTGCTAAGTTTCCCATTAAATGGACGGCTCCAGAGGCCATCAACTTTGGGACGTTCAGCATCAAATCGGATGTCTGGTCCTTTGGGATCCTCCTGACAGAAATAGTCACCTATGGAAGAATACCATACCCAG GTATGACGAACCCAGAGGTGATCAGGAGTCTAGACAGGTCATACAGGATGCCATGTCCAGACGGCTGTCCAGGGGAACTGTATGATATCATGATGGTGTGCTGGAAGCAGAAGCCTGATGACCGACCGACTTTTGAATATCTTCAGAACACTCTCAACGACTTTTTTATTGCCACGGAAGGACAATATGAGATGCAGCCGtga